GGTCAGGTTGGCGCTGCCCAGGAAGAGCATGCGACGGTCGGCGACCGCGAGTTTGGCGTGCTGGCGCGAGTGAGCGTGCCCGGCCGAGTCACGTGCCCAGTGCCAAAGACGCAACCCAGGAACGGACACGAACGCATCGGCTGGTTCCCGGCCCGAGAGGAGACCGCGCGCGCCCGCCAGTGTCTCGACCACGACGTGCGCTTTCACACCCCTTGCCGCGGCCTCGGTCAAAGCCTGTGTCAGGGCCGGATACGGGCGGGCCGCGTAAGTCATGGCCAGCAGTTCGTCACGAGACTCATTGATGACCTCGACAAGCACCTGGGCAGTCGCCCGCACCGGCACGGCCGGCGTCGAGGGGCCGCTCCACACCGTACGGACTTGAACCGTTTCCCGGGCATGCAGCAGAGCCGCGACATAGCCCCGAACGTAGGCCGCCGCCTCGGCGAAGGGAATCGACTCCGTCTCCACCGCGTCGTACAGCTTCTCGACGGCCACGCTGATCCCCGGTGTTGCCAGCTCGGTCAGTACCCGCTCTCTGCTGCGTCGTTGAGCCAGCAGTCCGGCGAGGTCCTTGCCACGAGAGGGGCCCAGGGCCAGAACGGCAGCCTCAGCAGCTCCCTCGAACTCTTTTCTGCTCACGGCAGCAGGCCGACCGGTGTCAGTACTTGTTCC
This genomic interval from Streptomyces dengpaensis contains the following:
- the drmC gene encoding DISARM system phospholipase D-like protein DrmC produces the protein MSRKEFEGAAEAAVLALGPSRGKDLAGLLAQRRSRERVLTELATPGISVAVEKLYDAVETESIPFAEAAAYVRGYVAALLHARETVQVRTVWSGPSTPAVPVRATAQVLVEVINESRDELLAMTYAARPYPALTQALTEAAARGVKAHVVVETLAGARGLLSGREPADAFVSVPGLRLWHWARDSAGHAHSRQHAKLAVADRRMLFLGSANLTESAARRNIEAGVLVTGGEAPRRAAEHIVELQRLGILRPFRP